From a single Candidatus Methylacidithermus pantelleriae genomic region:
- a CDS encoding MotA/TolQ/ExbB proton channel family protein, with the protein MTFFAAATVPTLPQLGKVFTVWELLQSAGWVMIPLLGVSVAVVGLVFYYLVSLRDSRITTPELEKKVDAFIEKEDWTGLAGYLRGRSQALARLLRSVLHFVWKQGEADPEAIRAVAESTGSAIVAELGQRVMYLLDLGVIAPMVGLFGTVIGILRSFGSIAAEPSPMRTMLLAGGVSQALVSTAVGLIVGITAMLFYSYFRGKVQRLVSLFEERATLRVQELVLAVKREKGKLSSL; encoded by the coding sequence ATGACCTTCTTTGCCGCAGCTACCGTACCCACGCTTCCGCAATTGGGAAAGGTTTTCACGGTGTGGGAGCTTTTGCAGTCGGCCGGATGGGTGATGATCCCCCTCCTTGGCGTTTCCGTTGCGGTTGTGGGGCTTGTTTTTTATTATCTGGTCTCGTTACGAGACAGCCGGATTACAACTCCAGAGTTAGAAAAAAAAGTGGATGCTTTTATTGAGAAGGAAGACTGGACCGGGCTTGCCGGATACCTACGCGGTCGCTCCCAGGCATTGGCGCGGCTATTGCGTTCGGTCCTTCATTTTGTGTGGAAGCAAGGTGAGGCGGATCCGGAGGCGATTCGTGCAGTAGCCGAATCCACAGGGTCGGCAATCGTTGCTGAGCTTGGCCAGCGGGTGATGTATCTATTGGATCTGGGGGTCATCGCTCCCATGGTTGGGCTTTTTGGTACCGTGATCGGAATCCTTCGCTCTTTTGGCTCCATTGCTGCAGAACCTTCCCCGATGCGGACGATGCTACTGGCGGGAGGAGTCTCTCAAGCCCTTGTTTCCACCGCGGTGGGACTGATCGTGGGGATTACGGCCATGTTATTTTACTCCTATTTCCGTGGAAAGGTTCAGCGGCTGGTCAGCCTTTTTGAGGAACGCGCCACCCTGCGGGTACAGGAGC
- a CDS encoding nucleoside monophosphate kinase, giving the protein MRYRSLLLLGAPGSGKGTQGKILGTIPGFFHCASGEIFRSLDPKSSAGQLFWHYSTRGELVPDALTVQIWQEHLRSMIDQGRFRPQEDYLVLDGIPRNVNQVHMLAPYVEILRVFHLSCPNRAILLERLRQRARKEGRPDDAKEEVILQRLKTYEEETRPILSCFSEDLVLHVDATQLPYQVLRAILNALP; this is encoded by the coding sequence GTGCGCTACCGATCCCTCCTTCTTTTGGGAGCCCCGGGATCTGGAAAGGGGACCCAAGGCAAGATCCTAGGAACGATCCCCGGGTTTTTTCACTGCGCCAGTGGTGAGATCTTTCGGTCCCTTGACCCCAAGTCTTCGGCAGGGCAACTTTTCTGGCATTATTCGACCCGGGGCGAGCTGGTACCGGACGCGCTCACCGTTCAAATCTGGCAAGAACACCTCCGCTCTATGATCGACCAAGGACGCTTCCGGCCGCAGGAGGATTACCTGGTGCTCGACGGCATACCCCGCAATGTAAACCAGGTTCACATGCTAGCCCCTTATGTCGAAATCCTCAGGGTGTTTCACTTAAGTTGCCCCAACCGAGCGATCCTTTTGGAACGTCTTCGCCAGCGAGCACGCAAGGAAGGCCGACCTGACGACGCAAAGGAAGAGGTGATTCTCCAGAGGCTAAAGACCTATGAGGAAGAAACGCGGCCGATCCTTTCGTGTTTTTCCGAGGACCTTGTCCTCCATGTGGACGCCACGCAGCTCCCATATCAGGTACTACGAGCGATCCTCAATGCTCTGCCTTAA